GATGAAATTAGAAAAAAAATATCTCGTGCGGTGACGGATTCAAATCCTAGTGGTGAAATGTCGCATGGTGTAAAAAATTTGTTTGATTTATTATTATTTTTTGAAGCACGTGATATTCATGACAAATTTTTAAAACAATACAAAAATAAAATTATAAAATATTCAGAATTAAAATCAGAATTAGCAGATGTGATTATAAAAAAATTAGAACCAATACAATATAAGAAAAAGGAGCTATTAAAAAATCCAAAAAAATTAAAAAGCATTTTGGATGATGGTGCAAAACAAGCACAAAAAATTGCAAGTAAAAATATATTAGAGATTAAACGTAAAATGGGGTTAATATAAAAATATGTCACAACTTTATCAGCAGATAGATTCAAACAAAAGAAAAACATATATACTTATGTTTCTTTTTGTAGTTTTTATATGTCTTATTACTTGGATTTTTTCAAAATCTTTTGGTTGGGGATATGAAGTTGTATTTATAGCTGGATTTTTTTCAATAATAACAAGTTTGTATAGTTATTATGGTGGATATCAAGTAGCGCTTTCATCAGCCGGAGCAAAAGAAATATCAAATCAAAACAATCCATATTTATATAGAATGGTTGAAAATTTATCTATTACAGCTGGAATAAAAATGCCAAAAGTTTATATAATTCCTGACAATGCAATAAACGCATTTGCAACAGGTCGTGATCCAGAACATTCTCATATTGCTGTTACGAGCGGTGCAATAGAAAAACTTGAAAATGAAGAATTGGAAGGAGTGATAGCACATGAAATGAGCCATATAAAAAATTATGATATCCGTCTTATGACTATTGTTATAATTTGCGTTGGAATTATTACATTACTTTCACAATTTTTCTTGCGAGGAAGATTATTTTCAAGTAGGGACAATGATAAGGGTTCTGGGCAACTTGGCGCAATACTTGTAATAATTGGTCTCGTACTTGCAATTTTGTCTCCACTTTTTGCTCAGCTTATACAGCTCGCAGTTTCAAGAAAAAGAGAATATTTAGCTGATGCATCTGGTGCACTTTTGACTCGTTATGCTGACGGGCTCGCAAATGCTCTTGAGAAAATAAAACTAGAAGACAGGCAACTTATAAGAACAAACAAGGCAACTGCACATTTGTATATTTCATCTCCTTTCAAAATTGGAGCAAATGGAATAGGTCGTGCTTTTGCAACTCATCCACCAATAGATGACAGAATAAAAAAATTAAGAGCAATGAGTATTTAGAAAAATTTGAAAATATTTTAAAGCCCCTGTATCTAACGATACAGGGGCTTATAGTTTTTATTTGAGAAATAGTTTCTTGGATATTCCTAGGAATTTATTTTCCATAGGAAAATTTGATGTGAT
This region of Patescibacteria group bacterium genomic DNA includes:
- a CDS encoding M48 family metallopeptidase, with translation MSQLYQQIDSNKRKTYILMFLFVVFICLITWIFSKSFGWGYEVVFIAGFFSIITSLYSYYGGYQVALSSAGAKEISNQNNPYLYRMVENLSITAGIKMPKVYIIPDNAINAFATGRDPEHSHIAVTSGAIEKLENEELEGVIAHEMSHIKNYDIRLMTIVIICVGIITLLSQFFLRGRLFSSRDNDKGSGQLGAILVIIGLVLAILSPLFAQLIQLAVSRKREYLADASGALLTRYADGLANALEKIKLEDRQLIRTNKATAHLYISSPFKIGANGIGRAFATHPPIDDRIKKLRAMSI